In Romboutsia lituseburensis, a genomic segment contains:
- a CDS encoding helix-turn-helix transcriptional regulator produces the protein MNKTNNNVKFYTFIKILSKYSDENVSLSTSDINTFMKEYIGAEIDRRTIYRYINDMDELGFHISRYDNEDKGYKLIGHRLEEYEIKIIADAIASSRFITKKKTEELIDKILKFRAIYSKRDVDRTIFIDSRCKSINEEIFINVDKINRAIINKKKITFNYYDYNYKKKLLPRLDNESKVKLYKVNPVSIILKNENYYLILFGDKHSNLSNYRIDRMKNIKIIDEDLKNIDCIDECKYGFNPVIYSKKSFKMFPGIESEVTIKFNKKLLNFMIDSFGEDIIININDVDSYSGRFMANIGEGLVRWVLQLGSDGVVVKPEYLINLVKEEIVKLNNIY, from the coding sequence ATGAACAAAACAAACAACAATGTAAAATTTTATACATTCATAAAAATATTAAGCAAATATTCTGATGAAAATGTATCATTATCAACGAGTGATATTAACACTTTTATGAAGGAATATATTGGTGCAGAGATAGATAGAAGAACAATATACAGATACATAAATGATATGGATGAATTAGGATTCCATATAAGTAGATATGATAATGAAGATAAAGGGTACAAGCTTATTGGACATAGATTAGAAGAGTATGAAATTAAAATAATTGCAGATGCAATAGCATCAAGTAGATTTATAACAAAAAAGAAAACAGAAGAATTGATAGATAAGATATTAAAGTTTAGAGCAATATATAGTAAAAGAGATGTAGATAGGACTATATTTATTGATAGTAGATGTAAATCAATAAATGAAGAAATTTTTATAAATGTAGATAAAATTAATAGAGCAATAATAAATAAAAAGAAAATAACATTTAATTATTATGATTACAATTATAAGAAAAAACTTTTACCTCGGTTAGATAATGAAAGCAAAGTTAAATTATACAAAGTAAATCCTGTATCAATAATATTAAAAAATGAAAATTATTATCTTATTTTATTTGGGGATAAACACAGCAATTTATCAAATTATAGAATAGATAGAATGAAAAATATAAAAATTATTGATGAAGATTTAAAAAATATAGATTGTATAGATGAATGCAAATATGGATTCAACCCAGTTATATATTCTAAAAAAAGTTTTAAAATGTTCCCAGGGATAGAATCAGAAGTTACTATAAAGTTTAATAAAAAACTATTAAATTTTATGATAGATTCATTTGGGGAGGATATTATTATTAATATCAATGATGTTGATAGCTATAGTGGGCGATTTATGGCGAATATAGGTGAGGGCCTTGTTAGATGGGTATTACAGTTAGGTTCTGATGGTGTCGTAGTAAAACCAGAATACTTAATAAATTTAGTGAAAGAAGAGATAGTAAAATTAAATAATATATATTAG